One Archangium violaceum genomic window, GGCTGGACCTGGCCGCACCCTGTACCCGGCCTACGTCAAGAAGGCCGTCCGGCAGCACCTGGGCAACGTGCTCGAGGACGCCAAGCTGATCGGCCCCACTCACTGGGGGAGGAAGCTCGCCGCCCGCGCGCGCAAGCGGATGAAGCGTGAGCCCACGGTGACGTACGAGGAGGCCCTGAAGACGGAGGGCGCGGACCACGCCACCACCCTCGGGCTCACCCTGGGGGCTACCCGCGCCGACGAGCGCGAGGCCGAGCTGCTCGCCGACGAGCAGGACGAGGAGCAGGCCGAGGAGACGCGGCAGTTCGAGCTGGGCTCCGCCGCGGTGGCCGCTCTCCGTCGCCTCCCCCAGCGCGAGCGCATGGCCGTGGCCGTCCCCCTGGGGCTGTCCCGGGTGCAGCTCTCCGACGGCGAGCTCGCCCGCCGCCTCAAGTGCACCCTCCCGGAGTTGCTGGCCGCCCGGGAGCGCGGGCTGGCGACCCTTCGAGAAGACATGAGGAGGGCAGCATGCTGAGTCTTTCGATTCGAGAGGTGGCCGCGATGATGCTGGGCATGGTGGTGTCCGACCCGGACACGCGGCTCGGCTTCGTCGCCTCGTCCCGGGAGAGCGCCCGGCTCACCGGCTTCGCGGTGGCCGAACTGCTGAAGAGCAAGGGAGTGGTGTGGCACCCCGCCTACCAGGAGGTGCGCTGGCCGAGCGGCGCCAAGGCGGTGTTCGTCTCCGTGAAGGAGCCGGACAGGATGCGCGGGTACCGCTGGGCGGGAGCCTTCATGTCCGCCGCCGCGGCCGAACTGGCGGACGAATACGCCCGGCACGTTGTGGACTCCAACGCCCGGCCGCCCGGCACCGTCGTCTCGGGGTGCGCCGAGGTGGCCAGCCGGGACGCCCTCTCCGAACTGCAGCGCGAGGCGGCCTGATGCCGATTATTGTCGCCCAGAAGGACGGCACCTGCCGGGCCTGCGGCAAGCTCGTCCGCAAGGGCGAGGAGGCGGACTACACCGCCGAGCAGGGCCTGGCCCACCCCGAGCCCCAGTGCTCCGCGGCGCCCGCCCTCCACCGCCCCAACCGCCGGGCAGGTCAGTGCCGCTGTGGCGCCTCGGTACCGGCCGGCGCCGGGCGGCTTCGCCTCCTCGAGGACAGGGGGGCTGCTGGCGGTGGGAAGAGCTGGGCTGTGGACTGCGCCGCCTGCGCGGGCTTGTGACGTACCCGTCAGGCGGTTAGGGTCCCATCCGGAATGGTGAAACGGGAGGGATGCCCATGTTCCGTCGACTGAGCGTTCTGGCGTGTGCGTTGGTTGCCGCAGTCGCGTGCGACGCTCCTCCGCCCGGGGGCAATCCGCCACCGGTCGTTGGTGAGACAGACGCGGGGACGGCGCTCACGGATAACGTCGATGTAGTGCTGCGCAACACAACCGATAAGCCCATCCGCCTCGATGTCGTCGGTACTGTTCAGGATCTTGCTGGTGGGCCCTCCCTCGATATCTGGAGGCCCGGCATTATTGAGGTGCCTGCCAACACCGAAACGAAGCTTGTGGGGGTCCTCTCCGCCCCTCTCGCGCATCGCCTCAGTGTTGACGCGGACGCCATGGAAGGAGGATCCGTTGGCTCTGGCCGGGGTATGAGTGTCAAGACAATGAATGAGCGCCCGGCCTGCGAGATACAGACCACGGGAGCTCCACACCCCAATGCCATCTCGGTGGTGTGCAAGTAGTCAGGCAGATCTGTAGCTGATTCCCTGTAGGCTGACCCACGTGGTGGACCCGCTCACCACGTACACATTCCCGTCGCTCCGAACCTCGATGCTGCCCATACCGGTGGCGGTCAACACAGCGAAGTCTCGCGTTGCTGGTGGTCGGTGGGTCGACGGGAGAATGAAGGCCACGCTCCCCGTGGAGCCGCCTTTCATCGTGCCCTCGATGTGAACGCGCCCGGAGCTGTCCTTGTAGTACCTGACCCCGTTGCGCCCGTAGTCGGTGAAGTTGTCCCAGGTTCCAACGAACGTGGGCATCACCGCAGCCTCCTGCACATTGTCGGACTGGGCGATCTGGACAGAGTCGACGTTTACGGTGCTGCCGAGAGACGGGAGTGTCGCAGTGATTCTTGCTCGAACGTAGCGAGCTCCTGATGGTGCTGTGGCGGAAATCGCTGAACGCGCCCAGGGCGCACCGGCGCCGAAGGTGCGCGCAGCGGTCTCAAAGCCGACAGAGACGAGACCAGCATCGAGCCACTCGACGGAGACCGACACAGTGGAGCCGGTGCTGCCCTTGGCGAACGCATCCACGCTGTAGCGGAGACCAGGTCGTGCGGCGACGGCGTCAGACACCAGGGCTGGTCCGCTGCCCGAGATGAACATCAGGGACCGAGCCCCGCTGAGTGCATCCGCGCTCATCACGACGTCCGTCCCCCAGGATCCATACAGCATTGCCCACCCGTCAGGTGGACCTGATGGATCGGTCTGTGCCTCGAAATCCGAGTTGAGAGGAAGGGTGGCATACGAGACTCGGGGCTGCAGCACGCCTGGGCTCACGTACCGAGGTGCCAGCGTTACCTCCTCAGAGGCCGGACCGATGTTGCCCTTCCTATCCCTCGAGCGCACTCGCGCGTAGTAGCTCACGCCGGCCGTGAGCCCCGTCAGGTCGAAGCGTGTGGAGCTGCTCACCGCCTTCAACGTCGCCGCGGAGAGCGTGAAGCCAGGAGAGGTGCCGACGTGGAGCTCGTATTCCTCGGGCACGGGGCCTCCGGAGGTGACATTGGGGGCGGTGAAGAGCAGCACGGCCCCCGTCACCGAGTTCGTCACCGAGAGGCCCGAGGGGGCGGCGGGCCCTGTGAAGGGCACCGTCGGCGCCGTGTACCCGTCCGCGTTGCGGCTGAGCCACAGCCGGGCGCCGAGCGACGGCTTCCCGTTGAGGGCGAGGCGCGTCTTGCCGTCCGTGCTGGTGAGGGTGTGCGTCACCTGGCGCACCGCCAGCACCTGGGCGGTGGTGAAGTGGAAACCGTTGGGGGCGAGCTGCACCAGGTCGGCGAGATCGAATCCCGGGTGGAAGCGCACCTCCACCGAAGCGCCGACGTCGCAGGTGGAGAGGTCCGCGAGTCCGGCCTCCGCGAGCCGCACGGCCTCGTCATGGGT contains:
- a CDS encoding fibronectin type III domain-containing protein; protein product: MRPLLEQQQRLLRSSGPYSTRGRVRVLLGSTWYDLTNLFGRDFLDSVDVDEGLDNPVGQASVRVMRELDGLSLAPLMETSRANNLPGDYAPLLQAGRPFRVEAAVVPLGFEPLPAAWRPLFFGRIDRVDSGPEIITFTGRDMAGVLQDVWVPEGTYGSDDGTPLETVCNQILVAAGLSDFALYTPQASLQLLGKYKQERQPVMDALSKLAVGRGWEVRWKYRPDTGDWGLWLWGPDRAGTAPTWTYGPSDYQYLGEFTTSLENVRTRVEVTYSDEEDLDAAGQPKRKTVAREDEAATQRYGYITSGGIALPRTMWLAEATTSGIRTHDEAVRLAEAGLADLSTCDVGASVEVRFHPGFDLADLVQLAPNGFHFTTAQVLAVRQVTHTLTSTDGKTRLALNGKPSLGARLWLSRNADGYTAPTVPFTGPAAPSGLSVTNSVTGAVLLFTAPNVTSGGPVPEEYELHVGTSPGFTLSAATLKAVSSSTRFDLTGLTAGVSYYARVRSRDRKGNIGPASEEVTLAPRYVSPGVLQPRVSYATLPLNSDFEAQTDPSGPPDGWAMLYGSWGTDVVMSADALSGARSLMFISGSGPALVSDAVAARPGLRYSVDAFAKGSTGSTVSVSVEWLDAGLVSVGFETAARTFGAGAPWARSAISATAPSGARYVRARITATLPSLGSTVNVDSVQIAQSDNVQEAAVMPTFVGTWDNFTDYGRNGVRYYKDSSGRVHIEGTMKGGSTGSVAFILPSTHRPPATRDFAVLTATGMGSIEVRSDGNVYVVSGSTTWVSLQGISYRSA